tagagtcacgggccaggtgctatggcggGAGCTCTGCttgccaaaaggattcatgccatcagtacttagaccaaatcttatgttccttgcgtcagctgcaaaatctttgaacactctgtcgatctttctccattgcgttccatcagcggtgtgtctcaactccccgtcggacttacggtcctctttgtgccatcgcaacgacttggcatgctttttgttcctgaacagacgtttcaaccgtggtattataggagcataccacatcaccttggcgggaaccctcttcctgggtttctcgccctcaacatcgtcaccagggtcatcgcctctgatcttataacgcaatgcagtgcatacagggcattcattcaaattctcgtattcaccgcggtagaggatgcagtcgttaatgcatgcatgtatcttcagaacctctaaacctagagggcagacaaccttctttgcttcgtacgtactggcgggcaactcgttattcttcgaaaacatattcttcaacattttcagcaaattttcaaatgatgagtcagctacaccttcctgtgccttccattttagcaaatccagtgtgcagcccagctttttcagactattatcgcatcctggatacaacgactttttgtgatcctctaacatgcgatccaaattctccctctccttgtcagtttcgcaacgtctccgtgcatcagcaatggtccgaccaagatcatcagcgggctcatcatgtgcctcttcttcaccttcacctaacccttccccaccttcagcatcatcctccatgaaagtatcaccgaaatgatcatgatagttgtcatcgatatcatccccttcttcatcttcttccattctaacccctctttctccatgcttggtccaacaattatagcttcgcatgaaaccgtgccgaagcaggtgcatgtgaacgtctcttgaggaggagtaacccttctgattcttacagacagcacatggacagataataaaacctcgctgcttgttcgcatttgccactacgaggaaatctttcaaacccgtagtgaactcgccggagagtcggggaccgtacatccattgccgattcatctgcattattattatataaagtatataattaaccatcatgcatttgttaaactaactagctagaaataatacaaattaaacaatgaactacacacatgcatattttatcaatgacacatgaaagattcaagttgctaaccgcgatcgcggaggaaaaataaatgagaaagctcaagtgtggctcggacacttcatatcatgtttgtttcatgctctcaggcatttcatcgaacaccttgtgtgcataggaggaaccaaaagcaaacccaccaccccccttctgaattgtggctaagtgaagtgagctgagtcctatatatagggatgggcctttagtcccggttggcctggccaaccgcgactaaaggcctttgggCCAGCCTgagaacctttagtcccggttggccaggccaaccgggactaaagcccctcccgtccgccagctgtcgaccgagcgcgctgggcccagatagttggccgcgggtctcctcccgaaccgcgactaaagacccctttggtcgcggttcgattattttagggactaatgggggcgtatggaagcctctttttctactagtgcacgCCGGCGGATGGCGGCAAGCTTCTCTCTTGTTGCATAGGTCGATCAATTCCTGCTATGTGAACAAGGTAGCTTGACACTAGATTGCATTTAATAAACTGATGATTGTTCATCGAGTGTCAAGTTCACCTCGTTCATATACGTTGATATCCCTACTACAACGAAAGAAACTTTTAAATTTTTTATATACATTTTTTGGTGGGTGAAATTGTTCATatacgttgatagcccgttcgacaCATGGTGATTCAAAAAGAGCCGTGGGAATATCAATGTTCTGTTTTTGAAGGAGATAGACCATGACTGTTAATATTCTCTCTGATAAGCAGAGAAGACTAATAGTAACAGTCCAtctccttaacaaagggtgcaatGATGACCGAAGCTTATCACTTCTCGACGACCCCGCTATTTAAGCCGGTCGACTAGCTCCTCACGTGATGAGGTGGGACTAATTAAACTCCGAAACCCGCCAACCCAATACGGACGTGGAGATCTTAAGTACAAGGTGTGACTAAACGTACGAAACCCTCCGTATTCGTGAGTTCTTGTGGGAGAGAGGAAGGCGAACGAGGACGAGCGACCAGAGATGAAGACATCCCAGTTTGTGGTCAATCCAGAGAGAGGGGTATGTTTGACATTTGTTCCAGGACCCACCTGACTGAGGCCAAGATAGCAAAGTTCAATGTAACAGATGGCAATGGACCAATTACAATCTAGGGGTGGCAAATTGTCAAAGCGCAAAGAAAGTTGtggaaaaaaaaatcagaaagtACGACATTAAATGCCCAATTCTTCCCCAGTAGGTCCAGCATTTTCGCGCGCAAGGTTAGCATACATAGCTAGAGAGTAATAAAGAGTTAGGAGGAATTTAATTTTAGTTTTCCTGATTTTTAAATCAAGGGATTTATTTATCACTCATGAGGATTACAAGAGATATAAATACAATCACAAAAGATGGGAGGAATAAATTTCAACCAGAGACACCTCCTTCTTCCTCATAAGCTTGCTTTGAGCACCTATGGGGCAGCCTCGTCAGCTTCACACCTAACATGTACCAAATCAAAACTCTTAAATTCCATACTTAGATATGTTATTTCACGACAGATAGATACCATGTCCTATCTTTCATAACAAGTAGAGTTCCACAAACTAAGCAGAATCTGGGTGTCACTATTCAGTATAAATGAATGGAAGCACACATCAATAGCCAGTTTGACACCATCTCGCATCGCAAATTCTTCCATTGTATGAAGAGGAAGTCAAACAGAAAGCTCACGAGCTCAGGTTTGCAAGAGAAAAGTCCACTTTACAGTCCTGGACTTGCCACTCGATTTAGGATTCAACTCTCAACTCCAAGGCCGGTTGTCCCACACTCGACTTGCCACTTGGTTCAGAAATCGCCCCTCCCCCTCACTCAATTAATTGAACCCGGTTTTGACTCGGTTGACCAGCTTTGACCGTGTTGATTGCTGACTAGGCAACCCCAGCTAGCTTTTGAGTACCCAATTAGCTCTAACTGTTTTGTCTTGTTTGTGTCTTTTACATTTTATTGATCATAATAGTAATCCAAGTATATAACTCAAAACTAACTTCATCATATCGCAATTGGACTCACTGGTGATCTTTTCGGAATATTACTATCACACTCTTCTTTCGTTTATCCTCTTCATATCTCACTTTTGTTGTGTATGTACCCAACTACCATTAACAGTCTAATGCAACACAGATTCAGCTAGCAATTGAAGAAGGGAATATAGTAGATTGCAAAGTTATATGGTTTAAGTGTATACCTCCAGGAGTGGGTTTTTAGGGGATAGGGACGTTTTGAGTGTTCAATAAGAACAAGGGAGATTACATATTGATCTATTTTATCATATGGCTTGATTCTCAAGCTAGATACATACAAGGGAGTAGATCCCAAACCAATAAGTTAACTCAATACTTACGTGGTTAATAACACAAACTCTAGTAGCCCCCataaatagtactccctccgtccgaaaaagcttgtccctcaaatggatgtatctagcaccaagttagtgctagatacattcatttgagGGATAAGCTTGGGACAAGCTTTTCCAGACAGAGGGAGTAACTTATAAGTTAGCTATGTGCAGATTGTGGAGGTCTTTAGAGGGTTATATAGACAAGTGTTATGACGATTGTAGGTGACTATGACTTGTATTTCTTTGAGCCAACTTGGTTCCTCGGCATATAATTTATGTGGAGTAGATAGCATTGGATGGTTAGTGGCAGAAAAAGTAAAGATACCCATGAGGTGGGTTTGCTGCTTAGTTCCATTATCGTTTTTTGTCTTGTTGCGTTGTTGCAGAGACTTGGTGGACTTTGTTTATTGATTGCTGATTGTTTTGGCTATATGTTTGTGTTGTTTCTTTTATCGATCATAACACAATGAGCCATGTACACAACTCACAAACCAGCTTAATTATAGTGCAATTAAACTCATCTTGATCTTTACGGAATTTATCCTCCTTAATTATACTACTACCTCCGTCGGGAAATACTTGTTGGAGAAATGAATAAAAACTAATaaatctagaactaaaatacatctagatacatccattttccaGACAAGTAAACGTAACTAGTATTAGCAGTCTAATGCAACAAAAAGGTTATGTATAACTATTATACATAATATGTTAGTATCATCATTAAATAAATACATATGTTTTCACATTATGGGGGTGACTGACTGGATGTGGATGAATGAGCGGCATGGCAGTGGCACGGGAATGACTAGGGACCAGTCGACTGAATTTGTTTCtggggtcagtcgattttttccCTGCCGTTGAATGCAAAAGGAATGGCCAGGTCTTCTGCTTCTTCTACCTCTAAAAATATTGTTCATCGTCTTCCTTCTCCTGGTCTCGATCTGAACCGCCCACAAACATCGGCCGGACTGCCTGCCTCCTCCGCCCGCGGTCGGCGACGCTCCCGCGACCGCCTTGCCGCACCACCCTCCCCTCAACCTCTCCCCACCGCCGCccctggccatccctctagccccgcCCCTGGCCATCTTTTTTCTCCAGCGGAgccccaccaccgccgccaccctaaaccctaaaataGATAATGGGGTGATGGCGGCGAGCCCCTTCTCTCTGGCGAGGCCCTTCCTCCTCCTTCCTTCATTCAAAATCAACTGACCCGTATTCGAAATTCAGCTTGACTGACATGTAGCTAAACTGCAGTGGCACACACAATAAAATATATTTTGCACTCGATAATGTGTGTACAATTAATGCAAGGAAAACAAAACACACTCGATGGATCGGTTCTGGTGATAGACACAGATGCATATTGGCACGCACGCATGCACAGGGGTAGGAATAGGGAAGGAGCAGCTGGATGGATcagaaggagaaggaggagcaACGCTGGTGGAGGTAGACGGTGCAGTCGTCCTTGGGCACGATGGTGGGCATGTAGACCGGCTCGTCGCAGCCGTGGGTGGTGTGGCGCTTGAAGTCGACGACGGAGACGAAGAGCGCGAGGAAGAGGGCGAGGTGGTTGAGGGCGTAGCGCTGGCCTATGCACTGGTGCGCGCCGGCGCCGAAGGCCAGGAAGTTGCGCTTGAACGCCTCGTCCTCCCGCCGCGCCTCCGAGAAGAAGCGGTCCGGGTCGAACGCCTCCGCCTCCGTGAACCCCTGGAACGACGACTCGTACACCGACGGGAACACGATGGCGCCCTTGGGCACCGTGTACCACTCCGTCAGCTTGAACGGCTCGGCGGCGATGTGCGGCACCAACGTCGCCGGTGGCCGGTACCGGACCACCTCGCGCGCCACCGCGTGGGTGTACTTGAGCTGCATGAACTTGTCCGGCGTGATGGGCTCCCCTGACTCCGGCGACCAGACCGCGGACACCTCGGCGCGCATGCGGGCCACCACGTCAGGGTGGGACCCCAGGGCGGCCACGGCCCAGCAGAGCGAGGAGGTGGACGCGTCCTGGGCGGCGAAGAGGAAGTCGAACAGGTAGCCCCCAAGATCCTCGTCCGCGGTGTGCTTGGGAAgcggccgccccgccgccgcggcttCGTCCATCTCCTTCACCAGGCCCTGCATCCAGTAGTCGACGAGGCACTCCGGCTCACCGCCGGCGCGCATCCGCGCCTTGCTCTGACCCACGCACTCGGCGAGGGTGCGCACCAGCCGCCCCACGGCCAGCCTCGCCCGCCGGAACGCGAAGCCGGGCAGGTCAACCGGCAAGGCGATGACGCCCACGTTGAAGACCGCGTAGTCCTCGCCGAACCTCGCCCTTGCCTCCTGGGTGAGGTACGGGCCTACGAACACCGTCTGCGAGGTCTCGAGGTTCATGTCGCGGCAGGCCACCCGTATGGGCGCCGGCGTGGCCGGAG
This genomic window from Aegilops tauschii subsp. strangulata cultivar AL8/78 chromosome 4, Aet v6.0, whole genome shotgun sequence contains:
- the LOC109772439 gene encoding cytochrome P450 710A1, coding for MMELLPLPLGVGFMGYVRAAAPLVAAAVAFYFLVEQLSYHRNKGVLPGPSLVVPFLGSIVPMIRDPTGFWEVQAARARDSGAGLAADFLVGRFILFVRDSELSHRVFANVRPDAFHFVGHPFGKKLFGEHNFIYLFGDEHKDLRRRMAPTFTPRALSTYAAIQQRIVLAHIRRLLDETSPATPAPIRVACRDMNLETSQTVFVGPYLTQEARARFGEDYAVFNVGVIALPVDLPGFAFRRARLAVGRLVRTLAECVGQSKARMRAGGEPECLVDYWMQGLVKEMDEAAAAGRPLPKHTADEDLGGYLFDFLFAAQDASTSSLCWAVAALGSHPDVVARMRAEVSAVWSPESGEPITPDKFMQLKYTHAVAREVVRYRPPATLVPHIAAEPFKLTEWYTVPKGAIVFPSVYESSFQGFTEAEAFDPDRFFSEARREDEAFKRNFLAFGAGAHQCIGQRYALNHLALFLALFVSVVDFKRHTTHGCDEPVYMPTIVPKDDCTVYLHQRCSSFSF